A window from Fusarium musae strain F31 chromosome 8, whole genome shotgun sequence encodes these proteins:
- a CDS encoding hypothetical protein (EggNog:ENOG41), with product MPLLRNIHTRRTTRQRHINPHRILATSLLLPALALADDEPTSSTDQVSEPFVDQVTGLTMERFFGARTSFAFALALPDAATANGTAGSFIGQLQFPLANGEGWGAAGLTGDMEGNFILAAWPDGKGGVMASFRQAIDEDNPAEVKGNFKVRPIPDGVSVNETSLLYTFLCENCLDSTLGLGPEAAVGNAVMGWALSERPPRGDPSNPGAFLGFHERGFGPFTARLAQAKTAGFDAVAAKALDPVGDSGSAVATVPNAFLDGGSDDEDSGDEGAGTGGAVGGGNDVDSDSGDESGDEDDD from the coding sequence ATGCCTCTTCTCCGAAACATCCACACCCGACGAACAACACGTCAAAGACACATCAACCCTCATCGAATCCTCGCCACAAGCCTCCTCCTTCCCGCACTCGCTTTAGCCGACGATGAGcctacatcatcaacagaccAAGTCTCAGAACCCTTCGTCGACCAAGTCACAGGTCTCACAATGGAGCGCTTCTTCGGTGCCCGAACATCTTTCGCATTCGCCCTCGCTTTACCGGACGCTGCAACTGCGAACGGAACTGCCGGCTCGTTCATCGGACAACTACAGTTTCCCCTGGCGAACGGCGAGGGATGGGGTGCCGCTGGCTTGACGGGGGATATGGAGGGTAACTTCATCCTCGCTGCATGGCCTGATGGAAAAGGAGGAGTCATGGCTTCGTTTCGACAAGCGATCGACGAAGATAACCCTGCGGAGGTCAAGGGAAACTTCAAAGTCAGACCGATACCAGATGGTGTCTCAGTCAACGAGACGTCGTTGTTGTACACATTCCTCTGTGAGAACTGCCTCGACAGCACATTAGGTCTCGGCCCAGAAGCTGCTGTTGGAAACGCAGTGATGGGCTGGGCGTTGTCTGAGAGGCCTCCGAGAGGAGACCCTTCAAACCCTGGTGCATTCCTTGGTTTCCATGAGAGGGGCTTTGGACCTTTCACTGCTCGGTTGGCGCAAGCCAAGACAGCTGGCTTTGATGCCGTCGCAGCCAAGGCGCTGGACCCCGTGGGTGACTCTGGAAGCGCTGTGGCGACGGTACCCAATGCGTTTTTGGACGGcggcagtgatgatgaggatagcGGTGACGAGGGAGCTGGAACGGGAGGTGCAGTCGGGGGTGGCAATGATGTTGATAGTGACTCTGGGGATGAGTCCggggatgaagacgatgactaG
- a CDS encoding hypothetical protein (EggNog:ENOG41): protein MAKKKSHKSFKSLSTRSDSHSAKPPSKTQKNKPIEESTVGRDTNEMEGIEGPPAKRRALGTGKLNARSFEYRDLQDRTRRKAECPSNPGKKGQSMCIRGKVQDRDVAPNCGGFRHRFQVRIRDLSPVEDDPESKDDDPHSSQNDNHLVTVKTKATWMSQEEANAAVFCLGPLDAMPGAFIDISPEELERLSDEEAKQESED from the exons atggcaaagaagaagtcacACAAAAGCTTCAAGTCCCTTTCAACTAGAAGCGATTCCCACTCGGCGAAACCCCCCTCCAAAACTCAGAAAAACAAACCTATTGAAGAATCGACCGTCGGGCGAGATACGAACGAGATGGAGGGCATTGAGGGACCTCCTGCGAAGAGACGAGCGTTGGGCACCGGCAAACTGAACGCTAGATCCTTTGAATATCGCGACCTGCAAGACCGGACACGACGAAAGGCGGAATGTCCTTCCAATCCCGGGAAGAAGGGCCAATCTATGTGTATTCGCGGAAAAGTACAAGACCGAGACGTGGCACCTAATTGTGGTGGCTTTCGCCATCGTTTTCAAGTTCGAATCCGGGACCTCTCCCCTGTCGAAGATGACCCCGAGTCAAAGGACGATGATCCGCATTCTTCTCAGAACGACAACCACTTAGTGACTGTGAAGACAAAAGCAACCTGGATGAGCCAGGAGGAAGCCAACGCTGCTGTCTTTTGTCTTGGACCTCTTGATGCG ATGCCCGGTGCATTTATTGACATCAGCCCAGAGGAACTTGAAAGGCTGAGCGATGAGGAAGCGAAGCAGGAGAGCGAGGATTGA
- a CDS encoding hypothetical protein (EggNog:ENOG41), giving the protein MNELLALLIDLPPEARLRRVGYPTEADLTDASAYPSCLVPEAITHEFVTEAHFALLFKICNLKCDENPICIFSPVRGLRAQTHDQIWGHTFSIELCRLMTHPVFEMEGTNNLTLILQYAVICRTDDRRPWKMPPIPDGVEPLKQLRGVMQSCTGPLSTPISEIFASHCTNEAPPRCVKAHDLSPNDPLYQEQRGGLTDYLLDPRHLIFVMLQLAKVVQDSPTEVPYTTKERGFDVYSVTTLDLQNIRKAIDAMELHCGEGSEGSSFELPVDLLFSRYVAKGQLEDVAPHDADGLSDLIVAGSMKREREIFDTTLGRHRQ; this is encoded by the coding sequence ATGAACGAGCTTCTGGCGCTTCTCATCGACCTGCCCCCCGAGGCTCGTCTGCGGAGGGTCGGGTATCCCACTGAAGCCGACCTCACCGACGCCTCTGCCTACCCATCATGCCTTGTCCCCGAAGCTATCACGCACGAGTTTGTCACCGAAGCCCATTTCGCATTGCTCTTCAAGATTTGCAACCTCAAGTGTGATGAGAACCCGATCTGTATCTTTTCGCCTGTTCGTGGCCTTCGCGCTCAGACTCACGATCAGATCTGGGGCCATACCTTCAGTATTGAGCTTTGCCGCCTCATGACTCACCCAGTCTTCGAAATGGAGGGTACCAACAACCTTACTCTGATCCTCCAGTATGCCGTCATCTGCCGTACTGATGACCGACGCCCTTGGAAGATGCCCCCGATCCCTGATGGCGTCGAACCACTCAAGCAACTCCGCGGCGTCATGCAGTCCTGCACAGGACCTTTGTCCACTCCTATCTCCGAAATCTTCGCAAGTCACTGCACCAACGAAGCCCCTCCACGCTGCGTCAAGGCTCATGACTTGAGCCCCAACGACCCCCTCTATCAGGAACAGCGGGGCGGACTCACGGACTACCTTCTCGACCCGAGACATCTGATCTTTGTGATGCTACAGCTTGCCAAGGTCGTCCAAGACTCCCCGACGGAAGTTCCTTACACTACGAAAGAGCGCGGCTTCGATGTCTACAGTGTGACCACGCTTGATCTCCAGAACATCCGCAAGGCCATTGACGCTATGGAACTTCACTGTGGTGAGGGTAGCGAGGGGAGTTCGTTTGAACTTCCTGTagatctcctcttctcccgcTATGTGGCCAAAGGTCAACTTGAGGACGTTGCTCCTCATGACGCGGATGGACTGTCAGATCTGATCGTGGCAGGATCTATGAAGAGAGAGCGGGAGATCTTCGACACTACTCTCGGTCGCCATCGGCAGTGA
- a CDS encoding hypothetical protein (EggNog:ENOG41) produces the protein MEARRLGENIRDKLDISRNCGQIRRKLQLQRPPGLILLDSPIAYDTHGLDCLFTLIHHIYSQLIDVYFDKNDHKDAEQKNPILALAWLDINFEAKDEWAACKQGLLEGFSPYHAQDPVISFEGLANSQLMKDTFWNHEMHKLYRAYLVKPDNGRWGHADLGPNSDAVKVDMSEILVDRNKAPWWSFKQHMRSNFQLIKTDNTTELKMCAAPGIICVHYKTNKNLTPLPFSDLKNTLIPIAEVKVSEPILDNGDCLYTLIAAVSLKDNGIRTYSFLGPHILATPGHDASEKKWSLEDKVDGDYMLFYRRADDAVPDFWTTEVVVPPLESPYLAIVNDALQRDINQRREAKRLQREKEGRDQEHDN, from the coding sequence ATGGAAGCCCGGCGTCTTGGAGAAAATATCCGGGACAAACTTGATATATCTCGAAACTGCGGACAAATCCGCCGAAAGCTTCAACTGCAACGCCCACCTGGCCTCATCCTCTTGGACAGCCCGATTGCCTATGACACCCATGGCTTGGATTGCCTCTTCACGTTGATTCACCATATTTACAGCCAACTTATTGACGTCTATTTCGACAAAAATGATCACAAAGATGCTGAGCAGAAGAACCCTATTCTTGCGCTTGCCTGGCTCGATATAAACTTCGAGGCTAAGGACGAATGGGCAGCATGTAAGCAAGGCCTCTTGGAGGGCTTCAGCCCTTACCACGCTCAAGACCCGGTTATCAGCTTTGAAGGTCTCGCCAACTCTCAGTTGATGAAAGATACCTTCTGGAATCACGAAATGCATAAGTTGTACAGGGCGTATCTGGTCAAGCCTGACAACGGGCGTTGGGGTCACGCGGATCTGGGTCCGAACTCTGATGCCGTCAAAGTCGACATGAGCGAGATTCTGGTTGACCGCAACAAGGCTCCATGGTGGTCATTCAAGCAGCATATGCGATCTAAtttccaactcatcaaaacAGACAACACCacagagttgaagatgtgcgCTGCACCTGGCATCATCTGCGTACACTACAAGACGAATAAGAACTTGACACCTTTGCCGTTCTCAGATCTCAAGAACACCCTCATCCCCATCGCCGAAGTCAAGGTATCCGAGCCCATTCTAGACAACGGAGATTGTCTTTACACGTTGATTGCGGCAGTGTCGCTGAAAGACAACGGAATCCGTACATACAGCTTCCTCGGCCCGCATATTCTGGCAACCCCTGGCCATGACGCTTCAGAGAAGAAATGGAGTCTGGAAGATAAGGTGGATGGCGACTATATGCTTTTCTATCGTCGCGCGGATGACGCGGTGCCAGACTTTTGGACCACAGAAGTTGTTGTCCCCCCACTTGAAAGCCCATATCTGGCGATTGTCAATGATGCCCTGCAGCGTGATATCAATCAGAGAAGGGAAGCCAAGAGGCTTCAGAGGGAGAAGGAGGGGAGAGACCAGGAGCATGACAACTGA
- a CDS encoding hypothetical protein (EggNog:ENOG41), giving the protein MDTDNAFGPQRAGVFDFTILFEQSILSLLPTGLFILLVPLRLYVLWNNERVTKSGPLLWAKMVTIGIYASLQTTLLVLWCRQNSTKTAIAEPVLGLIESFALAALSFVEHRNSRKPSKLLGSFLVITIILDIAFVRTLWIRSMRSIAGVFTASFVIKTILLILEEVPKTLLGEKERIHETSSGVINRSFFWWLNGLFLQGHRTILETEDLQAIDSKFDTDHVSAPLEKQWERARNSGQPNLLKSTFLAYKWQFAAGIIPRLLHSGFNFAQPFLIQSVIVLVSKKEMSIQTSSGLIGATVLIYLGLAISGAWHKHMSYQLVTMYRGGLVSLIFKKTLKLKTASIKDSAPVTLMTADVETIVAAGASVHDMWANMLELPVGIYLLYRQVGKPSLLVLVPTVSK; this is encoded by the exons ATGGATACGGACAACGCTTTTGGCCCCCAGCGAGCGGGTGTCTTTGACTTCACCATTCTCTTTGAACAAAGTATTCTATCTCTCCTCCCAACCGGTCTGTTCATATTGCTTGTACCACTGAGACTCTATGTCCTATGGAACAATGAAAGGGTCACCAAATCTGGCCCCTTGCTATGGGCAAAGATG GTCACGATTGGTATTTATGCCAGCCTTCAAACCACTTTGCTTGTCCTCTGGTGCCGACAAAACTCGACAAAAACAGCCATCGCTGAACCCGTCCTTGGCTTGATCGAATCATTTGCACTTGCTGCTTTGTCGTTTGTCGAACACCGAAACTCCAGGAAGCCATCCAAGCTGCTCGGATCATTTCttgtcatcaccatcatcctcgacatTGCCTTCGTCCGAACCCTCTGGATACGATCGATGCGAAGTATTGCAGGTGTTTTCACTGCCTCATTTGTGATCAAGACGATCCTCTTGATTCTCGAAGAAGTACCAAAGACACTACTTGGCGAAAAGGAAAGGATACACGAGACCTCATCGGGAGTAATCAACAGGAGTTTCTTCTGGTGGTTGAATGGTCTCTTTCTGCAAGGCCACCGCACGATTCTTGAGACCGAAGACCTGCAGGCGATAGACTCAAAGTTTGATACGGACCATGTATCCGCGCCGTTAGAGAAACAGTGGGAACGAG CCCGCAATAGTGGCCAGCCCAATCTTTTGAAGAGCACTTTCCTCGCATACAAGTGGCAATTCGCTGCCGGCATCATCCCTCGACTCCTCCACAGCGGCTTCAACTTTGCGCAACCCTTCCTCATCCAATCCGTCATCGTGCTCGTCAGCAAAAAGGAAATGTCGATCCAAACTTCCAGCGGGCTCATCGGAGCTACAGTCCTCATCTACCTCGGCCTTGCGATTTCTGGTGCCTGGCACAAACACATGTCTTATCAGTTAGTGACTATGTACAGAGGTGGACTGGTGTCATTGATCTTTAAGAAGACACTCAAGCTCAAAACCGCGTCCATCAAAGACTCTGCACCTGTTACGCTCATGACGGCGGACGTGGAGACGATTGTTGCTGCCGGAGCCTCCGTTCATGACATGTGGGCAAATATGCTTGAACTTCCTGTGGGGATTTATCTGCTTTATCGTCAAGTTGGTAAGCCAAGCTTGCTTGTGTTGGTTCCAACCGTCAGTAAGTAA
- a CDS encoding hypothetical protein (EggNog:ENOG41), with product MATKRFHLMGEDPSTAQEIEIPTSLDEQGLQHLVASHFAIVDPSGIGFVTESDALTTVADVLAADDISITIDGKAVREVPGPKGLPLVGNYFEVYPDHLGNHQRLFEKYGPLFKTTNMGSTIYHTNDPKLANIVFGETDFFSKRIIEGHPLFPIKNKEAGVFLGDTDTEEWKEVHKFLPPALGPKAVRHYAPTMQKTVEDAFKVFDELDERDEAWNVYPYMLKLGSQAVGKLVLGMDFQHFTSPDARPHAMVMRIAQSLELNKKITSMGSWYKNLPFGDPQRLRDARAHMELMMKESVENASKGEGDLELQDAAVQAENMVDYVLRASDSKGNKLPRERIMEPLVVATGAGFTTTSSLLSWLLYGLVAYPGMQERLLQEMVDNGFDENTQITADLTNKLTFLDKYIKETQRRHNPSYQPARTASVDMILPGGYKLPKDSIVIPALHHIHNNTKIWDNPALFDPDRWDTDRVKNRPNASYIPFATGPRMCVGFNFALQEVKVFLPKLVYRYKFSLAQDGPVEYDPMFQLIRPNNLYVRAERRIKWPSKSD from the exons atggctactAAACGCTTCCATCTTATGGGTGAAGACCCTTCAACTGCCCAAGAAATTGAGATCCCTACGTCATTAGACGAGCAAGGCCTTCAACATTTGGTGGCGTCGCATTTTGCAATTGTTGATCCATCTG GCATTGGTTTTGTCACCGAGTCTGATGCTTTGACAACGGTCGCAGATGTCCTCGCTGCAGATGACATTTCCATCACTATCGATGGAAAAGCTGTTCGTGAGGTTCCAGGCCCAAAAGGTCTGCCTCTTGTAGGCAACTATTTTGAAGTCTACCCAGACCATCTCGGTAACCACCAAAGGTTATTCGAAAAGTATGGCCCCCTTTTCAAGACCACCAACATGGGCAGCACCATTTATCACACAAATGATCCCAAGCTTGCCAACATTGTTTTCGGCGAGACAGACTTTTTCTCAAAGCGCATCATCGAAGGTCACCCTCTTTTCcccatcaagaacaaggaggcTGGTGTTTTCCTTGGTGACACTGATACAGAAGAGTGGAAAGAGGTACACAAGTTTCTGCCTCCTGCTCTTGGTCCCAAGGCCGTGCGACATTATGCCCCGACCATGCAAAAGACTGTTGAGGATGCATTCAAGGTATTTGACGAACTTGATGAGCGCGACGAGGCTTGGAATGTGTATCCCTACATGTTGAAGCTTGGATCTCAGGCTGTCGGCAAATTGGTGCTAGGCATGGACTTCCAACACTTTACCTCTCCTGATGCACGACCTCATgccatggtgatgagaaTTGCGCAATCTCTGGaactcaacaagaagatcactTCGATGGGCAGCTGGTACAAGAACCTCCCGTTCGGTGATCCTCAACGCCTTCGTGACGCTCGCGCGCAcatggagttgatgatgaaggagtcTGTCGAGAATGCTTCCAAGGGTGAGGGAGACTTGGAGCTGCAAGATGCTGCCGTTCAAGCCGAGAACATGGTCGACTACGTCCTTCGTGCTAGCGACAGCAAGGGCAACAAGCTTCCCCGTGAGCGCATCATGGAGCCTCTTGTTGTTGCCACTGGCGCCGGCTTCACAACAACCAGTTCTCTTCTGTCGTGGCTGCTGTACGGTCTCGTTGCCTACCCCGGCATGCAAGAGAGACTTCTCCAAGAGATGGTCGACAACGGCTTTGACGAAAACACACAAATCACAGCTGACCTGACCAACAAACTTACCTTCCTTGACAAGTACATCAAGGAGACACAACGTCGACACAACCCTTCATACCAACCTGCGCGAACAGCATCCGTGGACATGATTCTCCCTGGTGGCTATAAGCTGCCCAAGGACTCAATCGTCATCCCCGCCCTTCACCACAttcacaacaacaccaagattTGGGACAACCCAGCTCTATTTGACCCTGACCGATGGGATACCGATCGTGTCAAGAACCGTCCCAACGCCTCATACATTCCTTTCGCCACTGGTCCTCGTATGTGCGTTGGCTTCAACTTTGCTCTCCAAGAAGTCAAGGTTTTCCTGCCCAAGTTGGTGTATCGATACAAGTTCAGTCTTGCGCAGGATGGACCTGTCGAGTATGATCCAATGTTTCAACTTATTCGACCGAACAACCTGTATGTGAGGGCGGAGCGAAGGATAAAGTGGCCTTCAAAGAGCGATTAG
- a CDS encoding hypothetical protein (EggNog:ENOG41), whose product MSLPLAFYLTLDCKQPLHSETSLTFPVTLRCLVQVGVVASGASYFGAFLPISFLALYLIQKHYLRTSRQMRLLDLEAKTPLYTQFTEITAGLATIRSFGWTNEFLDESFRMLNTSQKPFYLMFCIQRWLELVLDLFVAGMAILLVTIALRIPGTTSEGAIGLAMVNLLGLNMTLTTVIDQWTTLETSLGAIARLKSFISNTPNENKQGETEVPDNWPGGKIVFDGVTASYSGKSSLILSILRLLELQSGSIHMNGKDLASIPRQHIRSQITTIPQDPVSISGTVRQNLDPESLVQADEILVEALKKTTLWATIETRGGLDADLSELGFSVGQRQLFCLARALLSHSKIVLLDEPTSTVDKATDKDVRRIIREVMQGRTVIEVTHRLDYVTDFDLAVVMKDGRVIETGDPKELLAQNSALKALRG is encoded by the exons ATGTCTCTTCCACTAGCGTTCTACCTAACACTCGATTGTAAGCAACCTCTTCACTCTGAGACTTCACTAACTTTCCCAGTGACTTTGCGATGCCTGGTTCAGGTCGGTGTAGTGGCTTCGGGAGCGAGCTACTTTGGCGCATTTCTCCCCATCTCATTCTTGGCTCTGTATCTCATCCAAAAGCACTACCTGCGCACTTCCCGACAGATGCGACTCTTGGATCTCGAAGCCAAGACACCGCTATACACACAATTCACGGAGATTACAGCTGGGCTCGCAACCATTCGCTCATTCGGATGGACAAATGAGTTTCTCGATGAAAGCTTCCGCATGCTCAATACATCgcaaaagcctttttatcTGATGTTCTGTATTCAGCGATGGTTGGAGCTGGTACTTGACCTCTTCGTTGCGGGGATGGCCATCTTGCTGGTCACGATTGCCTTGCGGATTCCTGGCACTACTAGCGAGGGCGCAATTGGGCTAGCCATGGTTAACCTGCTAGGGCTGAATATGACACTAACAACGGTAATTGATCAGTGGACGACTCTGGAGACTTCGCTTGGAGCTATTGCCAGGTTGAAGTCGTTCATCAGCAACACCCCAAATGAGAACAAGCAGGGTGAGACCGAAGTCCCAGACAATTGGCCCGGGGGTAAAATAGTGTTTGATGGAGTGACTGCATCGTATAG TGGCAAATCATCTTTGATCCTTTCTATCCTACGCCTACTCGAGCTACAATCAGGAAGCATTCATATGAACGGCAAAGACCTAGCATCAATACCGCGTCAACACATCCGATCCCAGATAACAACAATCCCTCAAGATCCCGTAAGCATCTCAGGCACAGTACGACAGAATCTTGACCCTGAGTCACTTGTCCAAGCGGATGAAATTCTCGTCGAAGCTCTCAAAAAGACTACCCTATGGGCTACCATTGAAACACGCGGTGGACTTGATGCTGATCTGAGCGAGCTTGGGTTTTCGGTTGGACAGCGACAATTGTTTTGTCTCGCACGAGCCTTACTCTCGCACTCAAAGAtcgttctccttgatgaacCAACCAGCACTGTTGACAAAGCTACCGATAAAGACGTACGACGTATCATTCGAGAGGTTATGCAAGGCCGAACAGTGATTGAAGTCACTCATCGGCTTGATTATGTGACAGACTTTGATCTCGCCGTTGTCATGAAGGATGGGCGAGTCATCGAGACTGGCGACCCAAAGGAGTTACTCGCCCAGAACTCAGCTTTGAAGGCACTGCGGGGATAA
- a CDS encoding hypothetical protein (EggNog:ENOG41): MDWFPSEANLKKIPKICIDEDGFNREEFLCEFCDGYQGDDMDESYVGCDGGTLRMGSLLERFIKHIKGNRRVTKEAYESNPKTIRLRKKARRAIASHSNRSDAYTMKDHRAEHERAVATNTLSTLIDISNSLRVIAQCTLHTSCLDRGLNRGNTELIDMPPRCGPEEMPEECLWKFPLDENEDEEN, from the exons ATGGACTGGTTTCCTAGTGAGGCaaacttgaagaagatcccAAAGATCTGTATCGACGAGGACGGCT TCAACAGAGAGGAGTTTCTTTGCGAATTCTGCGATGGCTACCAAGGAGATGACATGGATGAGAGCTACGTGGGTTGCGACGGC GGTACTCTACGCATGGGAAGCCTACTCGAACGCTTCATCAAGCACATCAAAGGTAATCGCCGCGTCACCAAGGAAGCTTACGAATCCAACCCAAAGACCATCCGCCTTCGGAAGAAGGCCCGTCGTGCTATCGCATCGCACTCGAACAGATCTGATGCCTACACTATGAAGGACCATCGCGCCGAGCACGAGCGTGCCGTTGCCACCAACACCCTCTCAACCTTGATCGACATCAGCAACAGTCTGCGGGTCATCGCCCAGTGCACTCTCCACACCAGTTGTTTGGACCGTGGTTTGAACCGTGGTAACAccgagctcatcgacatgCCCCCTCGCTGTGGCCCCGAGGAGATGCCTGAGGAGTGTCTCTGGAAGTTCCCTCTGGACGagaatgaggatgaggagaacTAA
- a CDS encoding hypothetical protein (EggNog:ENOG41): MEPATVKWNEAVQKRVGETSSMLNQMKGIKMMGLTDFFLKMVQGLRVKELKVSAKFRWLLVYFNALAMISAQLTPVVVIMSAIYWTKADEGLSVAEAFTSLSLISVVTQPLVMILVSLMQIAGVLGGSGRIQAFLLLDEQIVTKEAVDVDAITIQNARFQTPDGNSLLTNINLRISPGTLNMLVGRVGCGKSSLLKAIIGELIPAEGTVKAQDSLAYCDQVPWLRNTTIRENIVGQSPMDEKWLSTVLHACALEEDLHQLPQGQETIVGSGGVALSGGQKQRVALARAVYSRKKMIILDDIFSSLDKTTADTVFHRLLRADGLLRTSTVVLVTSNVHYLPFADFVTVIEDGRITRNQVLYSQLEATETLNTIAPIESRESTQKDIVKLTPKKEIDLARKTGDTDCYKIYVRSMGWKVISIIFPLSVIGAVLEAMPREYYVRR; this comes from the exons ATGGAGCCAGCGACAGTGAAGTGGAACGAAGCAGTTCAGAAGCGAGTTGGTGAGACATCCAGCATGCTCAATCAGATGAAAGGCATCAAAATGATGGGTTTGACGGATTTCTTTCTTAAAATGGTGCAAGGCCTAAGAGTCAAAGAGCTCAAAGTTTCTGCCAAGTTCCGATGGTTGCTCGTCTACTTCAACGCCCTTG CCATGATTTCTGCCCAGTTGACTCCTGTGGTTGTCATCATGTCTGCAATCTACTGGACCAAGGCAGATGAAGGTCTGAGTGTCGCAGAAGCCTTCACATCGCTATCCTTGATTTCTGTTGTGACTCAACCACTTGTCATGATTCTCGTCTCTTTGATGCAGATTGCAGGTGTGCTCGGGGGCAGCGGCAGAATTCAAGCGTTCTTGCTTCTGGATGAGCAGATTGTCACTAAGGAGGCGGTCGACGTTGATGCCATCACCATACAAAACGCCAGGTTTCAGACACCTGATGGAAATTCTTTgctcaccaacatcaacctccGAATCTCGCCCGGGACACTCAACATGCTCGTGGGTAGAGTAGGCTGCGGCAAGTCATCACTCTTGAAAGCGATCATCGGCGAGCTTATACCAGCAGAGGGGACAGTCAAGGCCCAGGATTCTCTTGCGTATTGCGACCAGGTACCATGGCTCCGCAACACCACGATCCGAGAAAATATCGTTGGACAGTCGCCGATGGATGAGAAGTGGCTGTCGACAGTTCTTCATGCTTGCGCTTTGGAAGAGGATCTCCATCAATTGCCCCAGGGTCAAGAGACAATTGTTGGCTCCGGTGGAGTGGCTTTGAGTGGAGGCCAAAAGCAGCGGGTTGCCCTTGCGCGAGCTGTCTATTCGCGCAAGAAGATGATTATACTCGATGATatcttcagcagccttgacaaaACGACTGCAGATACAGTCTTCCATCGCCTCCTGAGAGCGGATGGTTTGCTCCGGACGAGCACTGTTGTCTTAGTAACCAGTAACG TTCACTATCTGCCCTTCGCGGACTTCGTTACAGTGATTGAAGACGGTCGCATCACTCGCAATCAAGTTCTATACTCTCAACTCGAAGCCACCGAAACTCTAAACACTATCGCACCAATCGAATCCCGGGAGTCTACACAGAAAGACATAGTCAAGCTTACTccgaagaaggagattgacTTGGCTCGGAAGACAGGAGATACGGATTGCTACAAGATATATGTGAGGTCGATGGGTTGGAAAGTCATTAGCATCATTTTTCCACTTTCTGTGATTGGCGCCGTCCTTGAAGCCATGCCTCGTGAGTATTATGTTCGTCGTTGA